The following coding sequences are from one Salmo trutta chromosome 36, fSalTru1.1, whole genome shotgun sequence window:
- the LOC115176222 gene encoding cocaine- and amphetamine-regulated transcript protein, which yields MTNVTVLFLLMCCVLCVHFLSVGVEARLPDVPSLETRDSRKHKQLGVPVHDRGQLQREISSSVLRNKFNRLPGVCQRLRRRRITILCNSNVGKYCSVREGAQHGHICRCPRASKCKYFFLRSL from the exons ATGACGAATGTCACGGTGCTGTTTCTGCTGATGTGTTGCGTTCTATGTGTGCACTTTCTGTCTGTCGGAGTAGAGGCAAGATTACCAGACGTTCCGTCGTTGGAAACACGAGACTCACGCAAGCATAAACAG TTGGGTGTCCCTGTCCATGATAGGGGGCAGCTTCAGAGGGAAATATCTTCCTCAGTTTTGAGGAACAAGTTCAACCGCCTTCCTGGAGTATGTCAACGTCTACGCAGAAGGAGAATAACAATTCTG TGCAATTCCAACGTGGGCAAGTACTGTTCGGTCAGAGAAGGAGCTCAACATGGCCACATTTGCCGCTGTCCAAGAGCATCAAAGTGTAAATACTTCT